A region from the Arachis ipaensis cultivar K30076 chromosome B01, Araip1.1, whole genome shotgun sequence genome encodes:
- the LOC107632000 gene encoding protein GRIP-like, translated as MKAENEATAAQDMKKELQELKLQYKKLKVEHASFHDIVDKMIEEKDNEISRLSDDNRNLHQSLQSRPQVDHSDNDNYNTASHKVDSMNLSPFAAEQQILLLARQQAQRKEELARSQRHILALQVCLKAS; from the exons ATGAAGGCTGAAAATGAAGCAACTGCTGCACAAGATATGAAAAAGGAGTTGCAAGAGCTCAAACTGCAATATAAAAAATTGAAG GTTGAACATGCTTCATTTCATGATATTGTTGATAAAATGATTGAGGAGAAGGATAATGAAATATCTAGACTTTCAGATGATAATAGGAATCTTCATCAATCTCTTCAATCAAGACCACAG GTTGACCACAGTGACAATGATAATTATAACACAG CCTCGCATAAAGTGGATTCAATGAATTTAAGCCCCTTTGCTGCAGAACAGCAAATTCTG CTCCTAGCTAGACAACAAGCTCAAAGAAAAGAAGAACTAGCACGATCACAGCGCCATATCTTAGCTCTTCAAGTATGTCTTAAAGCTTCTTGA